One region of Bdellovibrio bacteriovorus genomic DNA includes:
- a CDS encoding tyrosine-protein phosphatase yields the protein MKTLISFLLLSLASLSQAAVEGSSIPNAHVVYTEGDMAVIRGKAPANKKQIEELLALGVEEFLIFKNDTKGEVAKQITTLQSLGVAKNSITHIPFLWKDLHDFNSSCKMTMQALRTIEEAVEDNKSIYFHCTVGEDRTGYLAGLWGLWVGTYKTVKQSVNEELCARGYEAGNPRKPYRDVVFKIRETLTPTYLKMTVILSKAKQRGLSLDESLCNEEPELNVDVQKFYCSSKK from the coding sequence ATGAAAACACTTATCTCTTTCCTGCTTTTATCTTTGGCCTCTCTCTCTCAAGCCGCCGTTGAAGGCAGTTCAATTCCTAACGCTCACGTGGTCTACACTGAAGGCGACATGGCCGTTATTCGCGGTAAAGCTCCCGCCAATAAAAAACAAATAGAAGAACTTCTGGCTTTGGGTGTGGAAGAGTTTTTAATCTTTAAAAACGACACCAAAGGAGAAGTGGCAAAACAGATCACCACTTTACAAAGTTTGGGTGTCGCTAAAAATTCCATCACCCATATTCCTTTTCTTTGGAAAGATCTTCACGACTTTAACTCTTCTTGCAAAATGACGATGCAAGCGTTGCGCACGATTGAAGAAGCGGTCGAAGATAATAAGAGCATCTACTTCCATTGCACCGTCGGAGAAGATCGTACAGGATACCTTGCGGGTCTTTGGGGACTTTGGGTAGGCACTTATAAAACTGTGAAACAATCCGTGAATGAAGAACTCTGCGCTCGTGGATACGAGGCGGGAAATCCGCGCAAACCCTATCGTGATGTGGTTTTCAAGATTCGTGAAACTTTAACTCCGACTTATTTGAAAATGACGGTGATTCTTTCAAAGGCTAAGCAAAGAGGTCTTTCGTTGGATGAATCTCTGTGTAATGAAGAACCAGAGTTAAACGTAGACGTGCAGAAGTTCTATTGCTCCAGCAAAAAATAA